One region of Erythrolamprus reginae isolate rEryReg1 chromosome 8, rEryReg1.hap1, whole genome shotgun sequence genomic DNA includes:
- the LOC139171388 gene encoding voltage-gated potassium channel KCNC1-like, with product MEGDPSGRVTLNVGGLRYRVCRATLAAFPGTKLSGLAEPGAASRFAFDARAGEFFFDRSGRVFEQVLHLCRSGHLHGPAACRAALRAELAFWGLAEARLLPACCWGKLCPDDHQEEDEDEEEGGVPGRRDDLHGLLERGPRQAGVRWAPWAWALLEEPRSSAWAMGFAVMSLLFNVALITILCAKGVKRENFFGEDGHFHYPSIESLCPQIPSLLHLELFFILCFMCEFAFRLISCPDKKKFFRKPLNVVDFLVLFPVCLDLFFSRRGHQPQTLPCWLNLFRVVYIIKLLKVFKLLETPLMLRVFPYMFKSILKEVAILMWVFLFEILFFGTVMLFAELITNPTDEMFHDIFTSFWWAVITLTTVGYGDIYPMGTSCKVIAAFALLCGLLTIIIPIPIFFIKFKHYYTSAVIKEKRRREEKARSLVPSSEV from the exons ATGGAGGGGGACCCCTCAGGCAGAGTGACCCTGAACGTCGGTGGCCTCCGCTACCGCGTCTGCCGCGCCACCCTGGCCGCCTTCCCGGGCACTAAGCTGAGCGGGCTGGCGGAGCCCGGGGCGGCGTCCCGTTTCGCCTTCGACGCCCGCGCCGGCGAGTTCTTCTTCGATCGCAGCGGCCGCGTCTTCGAGCAGGTGTTGCACCTGTGCCGCAGCGGTCACCTGCACGGGCCCGCTGCCTGCCGCGCCGCTCTGCGGGCCGAGCTGGCCTTCTGGGGGCTGGCGGAGGCGCGGCTGCTGCCCGCCTGCTGCTGGGGCAAGCTCTGCCCCGACGACCAccaggaggaggacgaggacgaggagGAAGGCGGCGTGCCCGGCCGTCGAGACGACCTGCACGGCTTGCTGGAACGAGGCCCGCGCCAGGCGGGCGTGCGGTGGGCGCCGTGGGCCTGGGCTCTCCTGGAGGAACCGCGCTCTTCGGCCTGGGCCATG GGCTTTGCGGTCATGTCCCTGCTGTTCAACGTCGCCCTCATCACCATCCTTTGTGCCAAAGGAGTCAAACGTGAAAACTTCTTTGGAGAAGACGGCCACTTCCACTACCCCTCAATAGAGTCGTTGTGTCCACAGATACCTTCTCTCCTCCATTTGGAACTCTTCTTCATTCTCTGCTTCATGTGTGAATTTGCCTTCCGACTCATTTCCTGCCCAGACAAAAAGAAATTCTTCCGAAAGCCCCTGAATGTGGTCGATTTCCTGGTGCTTTTCCCAGTTTGCCTGGACCTCTTTTTCAGCAGACGTGGACACCAGCCTCAAACTCTGCCGTGTTGGCTGAACTTGTTCCGTGTGGTGTATATCATCAAACTCTTGAAGGTCTTCAAGCTGCTGGAGACCCCACTGATGCTGAGAGTCTTCCCCTACATGTTCAAGTCCATCTTGAAGGAGGTTGCCATCCTGATGTGGGTTTTCCTTTTTGAAATCCTTTTCTTTGGCACCGTCATGTTGTTTGCCGAGTTGATCACGAATCCAACAGATGAGATGTTTCATGACATCTTCACGTCCTTCTGGTGGGCTGTGATCACCTTGACCACCGTTGGATATGGTGATATATATCCCATGGGGACATCTTGCAAAGTGATTGCAGCCTTTGCGTTGCTTTGTGGCCTGCTAACCATCATTATCCCCATTCCCATCTTTTTCATAAAATTCAAGCATTATTATACTTCCGCTGTAAttaaggagaagaggaggagagaggagaaggcaAGGTCACTGGTACCATCCTCAGAAGTCTAA